One Candidatus Bathyarchaeota archaeon DNA segment encodes these proteins:
- a CDS encoding cation-translocating P-type ATPase: MEGKMWHAMKEDEVFEALKTSHNGLSGEEARRRLLEYGPNTLISRGGVSPLKIFLNQFKDIFVIMLIAAVIISIFIALTKTEGGIEEYTDALTIGAIVILNAVIGFVQEYRSEKAIEAMRKLTAPKATVIRDGKNIIIPAEEVVPGDILVLETGDRVAADARLIDAIELKTNEAPLTGESTPVEKQLEVLAEDTPVSDRRNMVFMATYVLYGRGKAIVTSTGMKTEFGKIAELVQEIGEEQTPLKAKLERFAKKIAVIVVAICIIVFILEIIDIYVHGRGDILSAFFTAIALAVSAVPEGLPAVVTVCLALGARDLAKRNAIIRRLSSAETLGSVTVICSDKTGTLTKGEMTVRKIYVNDKMIEVSGVGYEPKGEFLYKDEKVDVKNDSDLSLLLIGATLCTNAQYDGKNLFGDSTEGALIVAAAKAGLWKQELENIYPRIYEVPFTSERKRMTTVHKSADGKLFAFMKGAPEIVLRHCTHILKNGKIRRLSERERKEILSINEQMANEALRVLGVAYKETTGLAPERLRDKEAAERVESNLAFIGLLGMIDPPREEAKIANQMCQKAGIKTVMITGDHKLTAMAIAKEIGIMRDGDIALTGEELERMNDNEFEGIVENVKVYARVSPEHKLRIVRALKKKGHIVAMTGDGVNDAPALKQADIGIAMGITGTDVTKEAADMVLADDNFATIVKAIEGGRGIYDNIRKFAFFLMRCNFDELFLIGTFALLGLEIPLTAGMILWLNLVTDGGPALALTVDPPSEDLMERPPRNPNEGILQGRLLSIIVTFTLQFILTGGLFYWQFYMLPGSTDLTTLEGQLKLAQARTMAFIRATLQEIFVVWNCRSEKRGAFRLNPLTNKFLVIACIVSAAATILVPFLGLFGTVWLDDPFEWTITILASLSGLLILPEVFYGRRVWRWV; this comes from the coding sequence ATGGAAGGTAAGATGTGGCATGCAATGAAGGAGGATGAAGTGTTTGAGGCCCTTAAGACATCACATAATGGGCTTAGTGGCGAGGAAGCCAGGAGGAGATTACTGGAGTATGGACCGAATACTCTTATATCAAGAGGCGGTGTAAGCCCCCTCAAAATATTTCTAAACCAGTTTAAGGACATATTTGTCATCATGCTTATAGCCGCGGTCATCATATCTATATTCATAGCTCTTACCAAAACTGAAGGAGGTATAGAGGAGTATACCGATGCTCTAACCATTGGAGCGATAGTAATTCTAAATGCTGTTATCGGCTTCGTTCAAGAATATCGCTCAGAAAAGGCTATTGAAGCCATGCGTAAACTAACTGCGCCTAAAGCTACAGTCATTAGAGATGGAAAAAATATTATCATACCGGCCGAGGAGGTTGTTCCAGGCGACATATTAGTGCTTGAGACCGGAGACCGTGTGGCCGCTGACGCACGTCTCATAGATGCAATAGAACTAAAAACTAACGAAGCTCCTTTGACAGGTGAATCTACCCCTGTCGAGAAGCAGTTAGAGGTGCTTGCAGAGGACACTCCAGTAAGCGACAGGCGTAACATGGTCTTTATGGCAACATATGTCCTCTATGGACGCGGTAAAGCAATTGTAACGTCAACTGGAATGAAGACGGAGTTTGGAAAAATAGCTGAACTTGTTCAAGAGATTGGCGAAGAGCAGACGCCATTAAAGGCTAAGCTCGAAAGATTTGCCAAGAAGATCGCGGTTATAGTTGTCGCAATCTGCATAATTGTTTTCATCCTTGAGATAATAGACATCTATGTCCATGGGAGAGGTGACATACTCAGTGCATTCTTCACGGCAATCGCCCTTGCAGTTTCAGCTGTCCCCGAAGGCTTACCAGCCGTGGTAACAGTGTGTTTAGCCTTGGGTGCAAGAGACCTGGCCAAGAGAAACGCGATAATTAGGAGATTATCATCAGCTGAGACCCTGGGGTCCGTGACGGTCATATGCTCCGACAAGACGGGCACATTAACTAAGGGCGAGATGACAGTACGCAAGATATATGTTAACGATAAGATGATCGAAGTCTCGGGGGTTGGTTACGAACCCAAAGGAGAATTCTTGTATAAAGATGAGAAAGTAGACGTGAAGAATGATTCAGACCTAAGTCTTCTCCTAATTGGCGCGACATTATGCACAAACGCGCAATATGATGGCAAAAATCTTTTTGGTGATTCGACGGAAGGAGCATTGATAGTCGCCGCTGCAAAGGCAGGGCTATGGAAGCAAGAGCTGGAGAATATTTATCCACGCATATACGAGGTTCCATTCACTTCTGAAAGAAAAAGGATGACGACGGTACATAAGTCTGCAGATGGAAAACTCTTTGCATTCATGAAGGGAGCCCCAGAAATCGTCCTACGGCATTGCACACACATATTGAAGAATGGAAAAATAAGGAGGCTTAGTGAAAGAGAAAGAAAAGAGATACTTTCGATTAATGAGCAGATGGCAAACGAGGCATTAAGAGTTCTGGGGGTTGCATATAAAGAGACAACGGGATTAGCCCCAGAAAGATTGAGGGATAAGGAAGCCGCTGAGAGAGTTGAAAGCAATCTAGCCTTCATCGGGCTGCTTGGAATGATTGACCCACCGCGAGAAGAGGCAAAAATAGCCAATCAAATGTGCCAAAAGGCTGGAATAAAGACGGTTATGATCACTGGGGACCATAAGCTAACCGCTATGGCAATAGCAAAAGAGATTGGAATCATGAGGGACGGGGACATAGCATTGACTGGTGAGGAACTCGAAAGGATGAATGATAATGAGTTTGAGGGAATAGTTGAGAACGTCAAGGTTTACGCTCGCGTATCGCCGGAGCACAAACTGCGAATAGTCAGAGCCTTAAAGAAAAAGGGACACATAGTGGCCATGACAGGCGACGGCGTTAATGATGCACCCGCACTTAAGCAGGCGGATATAGGAATAGCTATGGGCATAACTGGCACGGACGTTACTAAGGAGGCGGCTGACATGGTTTTAGCGGACGACAACTTTGCAACGATAGTAAAGGCCATAGAGGGTGGACGCGGAATATACGATAATATTAGAAAGTTCGCCTTCTTCCTTATGAGATGCAACTTTGATGAGCTATTCCTGATAGGAACCTTCGCTCTACTGGGTTTGGAAATACCGTTAACTGCAGGAATGATTCTATGGCTAAACTTAGTGACTGATGGCGGACCTGCTTTAGCATTGACAGTGGACCCGCCTTCGGAGGATTTGATGGAGAGACCTCCACGAAACCCAAATGAAGGAATACTCCAAGGTAGGCTGCTCTCTATAATAGTTACATTTACCCTTCAGTTCATTTTGACAGGCGGACTATTCTATTGGCAGTTCTACATGCTTCCTGGCTCAACAGATTTAACCACGCTTGAGGGACAATTGAAGTTAGCGCAAGCCAGAACCATGGCCTTTATCCGTGCAACACTGCAGGAGATATTCGTCGTTTGGAACTGTAGGTCTGAAAAACGCGGAGCCTTCAGACTTAATCCATTAACAAACAAGTTCCTAGTTATTGCTTGCATAGTATCAGCTGCGGCTACGATTCTAGTGCCGTTCTTGGGACTATTCGGCACAGTCTGGCTAGATGACCCGTTCGAATGGACGATAACGATACTCGCATCACTCTCTGGGCTACTCATACTGCCAGAAGTATTCTATGGAAGAAGGGTTTGGCGCTGGGTCTAG
- a CDS encoding sodium-translocating pyrophosphatase, giving the protein MGWFFIAPAAGLASVTLATYLYRYVLSQDSGTEKMREIANAIKEGAKAYLKRQNQTLTVFVLIMATILGALSAARGLIPAISMASAYLLGSICTTAAAYIGMMAAVEANVRTAYAAKQGLKKAFPVAFYGGAVMGLFVVGLALLGISALFYIFNTVLGWSDADAANIVLGFSFGASALALFAKAGGGIYTKTADISADLVGKVELGIPEDDPRNPAVIADNVGDNVGDVAGMGADLVDSYIASIVAAMIIGSEIGEKTLTILPLLIAAVGLFASIIGALIVKFGVKVNPGAALNRGSFFTWLLFAFLLFAVTYVSGPDWNRRLGVFLPTVAGLAAGVTIGITSDYFTSIDRPPAQKVARASTTGAAINILTGFSYGIVSIIPPIIGICAATLAAWHLSDAFGVSPYYGIAISAVGMLATVGMTISADAYGPVSDNAKGIAEQSGLGEEVIEIADRLDAAGNTTKAITKGFAIGAAALTVLALFAAYAHLVEIETLDLMRPEVIVGVFLGGMMPPLLSALLILAVGRNAERMVHEVRRQFKEIPGLMEGKAKPDYAKCVDIATKGAIKELILPCLLAIIVPILTITFLGKEALAGFLAGSIVTGIIFALFMANSGGLWDNAKKFIEGGAYGGKGSEAHKAAVTGDTVGDPFKDTAGPSLNTMITVMSLVAEVFAPLILLLAV; this is encoded by the coding sequence ATGGGATGGTTCTTTATTGCGCCAGCCGCCGGCTTGGCTTCAGTAACCTTAGCAACATACCTTTACCGTTATGTTCTTAGCCAAGATAGCGGAACCGAGAAGATGCGAGAAATAGCAAATGCGATTAAAGAGGGGGCCAAGGCATATCTAAAAAGACAAAATCAGACATTAACAGTTTTCGTCTTGATTATGGCGACCATTTTAGGTGCACTTTCAGCGGCGAGAGGCTTGATCCCCGCGATAAGCATGGCTTCCGCATACCTCTTGGGATCAATATGTACAACCGCTGCCGCCTATATTGGAATGATGGCGGCAGTGGAGGCTAATGTTAGGACAGCATATGCGGCGAAGCAGGGATTAAAGAAGGCTTTTCCAGTAGCATTCTACGGCGGTGCTGTAATGGGACTCTTCGTGGTCGGCTTAGCACTTCTGGGTATAAGCGCTCTCTTCTACATCTTCAATACTGTCTTGGGCTGGAGCGATGCGGATGCGGCGAATATAGTGTTGGGCTTCAGCTTTGGAGCCAGTGCGTTGGCTCTTTTTGCAAAGGCTGGAGGGGGGATCTACACAAAGACCGCCGACATAAGCGCTGACTTAGTTGGTAAGGTTGAACTTGGCATCCCTGAAGACGATCCCCGCAATCCCGCCGTAATCGCGGATAACGTGGGGGATAATGTTGGGGATGTTGCTGGAATGGGCGCTGACTTAGTGGATTCTTACATTGCGAGTATCGTAGCCGCCATGATCATCGGGTCTGAAATAGGCGAAAAAACATTAACAATTCTGCCTCTCCTCATAGCCGCCGTCGGACTTTTTGCGTCGATCATAGGCGCACTCATAGTCAAATTTGGCGTTAAGGTAAACCCCGGCGCAGCGCTTAACAGAGGCTCATTCTTCACTTGGCTGCTCTTCGCCTTTCTCCTTTTCGCGGTCACATATGTTTCAGGGCCGGATTGGAATAGGCGGCTCGGCGTTTTCCTCCCTACAGTCGCTGGCTTAGCTGCTGGAGTCACGATTGGAATAACATCCGATTACTTCACATCGATTGATAGACCGCCAGCGCAAAAGGTTGCTAGGGCTTCAACTACAGGAGCTGCAATAAACATTCTTACAGGCTTCTCATATGGAATCGTCAGCATAATACCGCCTATAATCGGGATTTGTGCCGCAACGTTGGCTGCATGGCACCTCTCAGATGCGTTCGGTGTAAGCCCATATTATGGAATAGCCATTTCAGCTGTTGGGATGCTTGCAACAGTGGGGATGACGATATCTGCTGACGCGTATGGTCCGGTATCAGACAATGCGAAGGGAATAGCTGAACAGTCCGGCTTAGGCGAAGAGGTTATTGAAATTGCAGACAGACTGGACGCTGCTGGAAACACAACTAAGGCCATCACGAAGGGTTTTGCGATCGGTGCAGCTGCGTTAACCGTGCTTGCACTGTTCGCGGCCTACGCGCATCTCGTCGAGATAGAAACGTTAGATCTAATGAGACCCGAAGTCATTGTCGGCGTCTTCCTTGGGGGGATGATGCCACCACTTCTCTCAGCGCTCCTTATACTGGCTGTTGGCAGAAATGCTGAGAGGATGGTTCATGAGGTTAGACGCCAATTCAAAGAGATACCTGGACTAATGGAGGGTAAGGCAAAACCAGACTATGCTAAGTGCGTTGATATCGCCACCAAAGGCGCAATAAAAGAGCTCATACTGCCATGCCTGCTAGCGATAATTGTTCCAATATTAACTATAACATTCCTTGGCAAAGAGGCGCTTGCAGGCTTTCTCGCCGGAAGTATCGTTACAGGCATAATCTTCGCACTCTTCATGGCCAATTCCGGCGGACTATGGGATAATGCAAAGAAGTTCATTGAAGGTGGGGCTTATGGCGGCAAGGGGTCAGAAGCGCATAAGGCAGCTGTCACAGGGGACACTGTAGGCGACCCATTCAAAGATACGGCTGGCCCATCACTTAACACTATGATCACGGTTATGTCCCTAGTCGCCGAGGTTTTCGCGCCACTAATACTCCTATTGGCAGTTTAA
- a CDS encoding glycoside hydrolase family 3 C-terminal domain-containing protein — MQLDATVEERVNDLLAKMSLEEKIGQLKAKWLHRDIQKQIFSLLEPAPAHKKDRIAELFFSVFRDREVSDPVISAYVRKHWKDLLRNERNVGMLSLILRSFPPREAAELHNEIQSFLIENTRLKIPIIIHDEGLHGCMATGCTIFPQSIGLASTWNPELMEKVGAAIGRETRAHGIHHLLSPTINIARDPRCGRTEETYGEDPYLTSTMAVAFIRGVQSEGVICTPKHFAANFVGDGGRDSNPIHFSERILREVYFPAFEESVRKGGAMSIMAAYNSIDGVPCSCNRWLLTEILRKEWGFKGFVVSDYWSVTHVMTKHGVAGTKKDAAEKCLKAGLDVELPESDCYEHLLDLVREGKITEEEINEAVRRVLRAKFWLGLFENPFIDCDLAEKVCNSEEHRKLALEAARQSIVLLKNDGILPLTKELKSIAVLGPNAAVMRLGGYSGYGVKTVSPLEGIRNELRDSAIINYAEGCDLISMSKEGFKEAIRAAKNSEAAIICVGNSVPETEGEQRDRCNLDLPGVQEDLIKEVSELGVPTIVVLINGSAITMTKWLDHVDAVIEAWYPGEEGGNAIAEVIFGDYNPGGRLPITFPKFVGQLPLYYNSKPTGRVYDYVDLRGTQYLFPFGYGLSYAQFEYSNLRITPDKINPKETVRIRVDVKNIGACKGDEVVQLYLRDTLASVARPLKELRGFKRISLQPGEQETVEFTIGFKEISFYDEKMNLVVEPGTYEVMVGASSEDIRLKGSFTVI, encoded by the coding sequence GTGCAGTTGGATGCGACAGTTGAAGAGAGAGTGAATGATCTTCTAGCTAAAATGTCCTTGGAGGAAAAAATAGGGCAATTAAAGGCCAAATGGCTTCATCGCGATATACAAAAGCAGATCTTCAGCCTGCTTGAGCCGGCTCCGGCTCATAAGAAAGATAGGATCGCTGAACTCTTCTTTTCAGTTTTCCGCGACAGGGAGGTCTCCGATCCGGTTATTTCTGCATACGTCCGAAAGCATTGGAAGGATCTCTTGAGGAACGAGAGGAATGTTGGCATGTTAAGCCTGATCTTACGCTCATTTCCTCCAAGAGAAGCTGCAGAATTACATAATGAAATTCAAAGTTTTCTCATTGAAAACACTAGATTAAAAATACCAATTATAATCCATGATGAGGGTCTGCATGGCTGCATGGCTACGGGCTGCACCATCTTTCCTCAATCCATAGGATTGGCAAGCACATGGAACCCTGAGCTCATGGAAAAGGTTGGGGCGGCCATTGGTAGAGAGACTAGAGCGCATGGAATCCATCATCTACTATCTCCAACGATAAACATTGCTAGGGACCCGAGATGTGGAAGAACTGAAGAAACATACGGTGAGGATCCCTATCTAACGTCAACCATGGCGGTGGCTTTTATCAGGGGTGTGCAAAGTGAGGGGGTGATATGCACCCCTAAACATTTCGCCGCAAATTTTGTGGGGGATGGAGGAAGAGACAGTAACCCCATACATTTTTCGGAAAGAATTCTCAGAGAAGTCTATTTCCCCGCATTCGAGGAATCGGTTCGGAAGGGAGGAGCCATGTCCATAATGGCCGCCTATAATTCTATTGATGGGGTCCCATGCTCATGCAACAGATGGCTCTTAACCGAGATCCTCCGAAAAGAATGGGGGTTCAAAGGTTTCGTCGTCTCAGACTATTGGTCAGTCACTCATGTCATGACAAAACATGGAGTAGCTGGGACAAAAAAGGATGCGGCTGAGAAATGCCTTAAGGCGGGGCTGGATGTTGAGCTGCCAGAATCAGATTGCTATGAGCATCTACTCGATCTTGTCAGAGAGGGAAAGATCACAGAAGAAGAGATTAACGAGGCTGTTAGACGTGTTCTAAGAGCTAAATTTTGGCTAGGCCTATTTGAAAATCCATTCATTGATTGTGATCTCGCAGAGAAAGTGTGTAACAGTGAAGAGCATAGAAAATTGGCTTTGGAAGCGGCGAGACAGAGCATTGTCCTACTAAAGAATGATGGAATACTACCATTAACAAAGGAGTTAAAGTCCATCGCCGTCTTAGGACCTAATGCAGCCGTGATGAGGCTTGGAGGTTACAGTGGATACGGAGTAAAAACAGTTTCGCCACTCGAAGGAATAAGGAATGAACTTAGAGACTCAGCGATAATCAACTATGCGGAAGGCTGCGATCTCATCAGCATGTCAAAAGAAGGGTTCAAAGAAGCCATAAGAGCGGCCAAAAACTCAGAAGCCGCGATAATATGTGTGGGAAACTCCGTTCCAGAGACAGAGGGCGAGCAGAGGGATAGATGCAACTTAGACTTGCCAGGCGTCCAAGAGGACTTGATAAAGGAAGTATCTGAGCTAGGCGTCCCTACTATTGTCGTATTAATAAACGGCAGCGCCATAACGATGACAAAGTGGTTGGACCATGTGGATGCGGTAATCGAGGCCTGGTACCCGGGAGAAGAAGGTGGAAACGCTATAGCAGAAGTTATTTTCGGCGACTACAATCCCGGTGGAAGGCTTCCTATAACCTTCCCAAAATTCGTTGGGCAGTTACCCCTATACTATAACTCTAAGCCGACTGGAAGAGTATACGACTATGTAGATTTGAGGGGAACACAATACCTATTCCCATTTGGCTATGGACTAAGCTATGCCCAATTCGAATATAGCAATCTACGAATAACGCCTGACAAAATAAACCCAAAAGAAACTGTACGAATTAGGGTTGACGTGAAGAACATCGGCGCATGCAAAGGGGACGAAGTTGTTCAGCTTTATCTTCGAGACACGCTGGCTTCTGTCGCCCGACCATTAAAGGAGCTCAGAGGCTTCAAGAGAATAAGCCTGCAACCGGGAGAACAGGAAACCGTAGAATTCACCATCGGATTCAAGGAGATATCATTCTACGATGAGAAGATGAATTTGGTGGTAGAGCCTGGAACATATGAGGTGATGGTGGGAGCATCCTCAGAAGACATTCGGCTGAAGGGATCTTTCACGGTTATATAG
- a CDS encoding type II secretion system F family protein, with amino-acid sequence MNGKGRMRTAWILTHFASLVVAFLLLFYGYSLHGLSYSFRPYVGLALVSGLTAPSTFIYLEERRRRLIDDALPRLLEGISESYEAGLTLLQAIEESSRRKYGPITKELKKLARDLAWGANTEAAFKAFSERVGTELSTRVTTLIVEAMKFGGDIKSVFRSTSEFARKMVALRDERESQLRLYLAVVYISIIVFIIIMIILYQSFFLPISIEPTQFLRLPMTIEDYKALIFDISIIEALFGGLIAGKLSHGLVLSGLKHSLILTAIATVSFWLVF; translated from the coding sequence ATGAATGGCAAAGGTCGCATGAGAACAGCATGGATTCTCACACACTTCGCCTCTCTAGTCGTAGCCTTTTTACTCTTATTCTACGGCTACAGTTTACATGGCCTATCATATAGTTTCAGGCCGTATGTGGGGTTAGCGTTGGTCTCCGGTTTGACGGCGCCATCAACTTTTATCTACCTAGAAGAGAGAAGGCGAAGGCTTATAGATGATGCTCTTCCGAGACTTTTGGAGGGCATATCGGAAAGCTATGAGGCCGGATTGACGCTTCTACAGGCTATTGAAGAGTCTTCGCGGAGAAAATATGGTCCGATAACAAAGGAGCTGAAAAAGCTTGCGAGAGATCTCGCCTGGGGAGCAAACACGGAGGCAGCGTTTAAGGCATTTTCTGAGAGAGTTGGAACGGAACTCTCAACCAGAGTTACCACCTTAATCGTTGAGGCGATGAAGTTCGGAGGGGACATAAAGTCTGTCTTCAGATCTACGTCTGAGTTTGCAAGGAAAATGGTGGCGCTAAGGGATGAGAGGGAGTCGCAGCTTCGCCTCTATTTAGCCGTAGTGTACATTAGCATAATAGTCTTCATTATCATAATGATAATTCTTTACCAAAGCTTTTTCCTACCGATAAGCATTGAACCTACACAATTCCTAAGACTACCCATGACGATCGAGGATTATAAAGCGCTTATATTTGACATCTCAATCATCGAGGCGCTCTTCGGCGGTTTGATCGCGGGAAAATTGAGCCACGGCCTAGTCCTAAGCGGTCTAAAGCATTCACTCATCCTGACAGCGATCGCAACAGTCTCCTTCTGGCTTGTCTTCTAG
- a CDS encoding zinc metalloprotease HtpX, giving the protein MNTLKLKASMVLSLALIIGFSTLFLTIILSLLGADLITLGLFVVFINVFQWLIGPYIIEAMYRVKKVSRSEEPELYEMVEKASLRSGIKPPQIMLAQIPLPNAFAYGSPLTGNRIAVTTGLLNTLDMDEVEAVIGHEIGHLKHRDVQVMMFVSILPALFYYVGYSLMWSSMYYGGRNSRERGNGSLLALIGFASIALYWVLTLFTFWFSRLREYYADRHSASVVDGGAQKLSEALAKIVYSTERIKMHYGGTYNLGSLSSFKALFISDPDSSGKDLHMLSRMGFGKSDRELVAYYLNRGVTVAEKIAELFSTHPNIVERLKALQEMA; this is encoded by the coding sequence ATGAACACATTGAAACTTAAAGCATCGATGGTTCTAAGCTTAGCCCTCATTATAGGTTTCTCCACATTATTCCTTACCATAATTCTGTCGTTGCTGGGTGCCGACCTCATCACTTTAGGGCTTTTCGTAGTTTTCATCAACGTATTTCAGTGGCTTATTGGACCGTATATTATCGAGGCCATGTATCGAGTAAAGAAGGTCTCAAGAAGTGAGGAGCCTGAGCTATATGAAATGGTTGAGAAGGCAAGCCTAAGAAGCGGAATAAAGCCTCCTCAGATCATGCTTGCGCAGATCCCACTGCCGAATGCATTCGCATATGGGTCCCCACTGACTGGGAATAGGATTGCGGTGACAACGGGTCTCTTGAACACTCTTGATATGGATGAGGTTGAAGCGGTCATCGGTCATGAGATAGGTCACCTGAAGCATCGCGACGTTCAAGTCATGATGTTTGTTTCAATTTTGCCCGCTCTATTCTACTATGTTGGATATTCGTTGATGTGGTCATCTATGTATTATGGCGGAAGGAACAGCAGGGAGAGGGGAAACGGGAGTCTGCTTGCGCTCATAGGCTTCGCAAGCATCGCGCTCTACTGGGTCTTAACATTATTCACATTCTGGTTCAGCCGTCTTAGAGAGTACTATGCTGATAGACACAGTGCCTCTGTTGTAGATGGGGGAGCGCAGAAGCTTTCTGAGGCGCTTGCAAAGATCGTCTACTCGACAGAGAGAATTAAGATGCATTACGGAGGTACATATAACCTCGGCAGCCTCAGCTCCTTCAAGGCGCTATTCATTTCTGACCCTGACAGCTCAGGTAAAGACCTTCACATGCTGTCTAGGATGGGGTTTGGAAAAAGCGATAGGGAACTAGTGGCCTACTACTTGAACCGTGGAGTGACCGTTGCCGAGAAGATCGCTGAACTCTTCTCAACTCATCCAAATATTGTGGAGAGACTTAAAGCCCTCCAAGAGATGGCGTGA
- a CDS encoding type II secretion system F family protein, translated as MYFGIHLVGYRILGSIPSKIFPFTQKMREKLLRANVKVSHVVYISSMFFWSITVFALSFGILSVIFEHLLTNLGLFVQQAFTPYDLLLVSILFGILVFAIFWYYPSYVSSNLKRRIEKNMVYTANYMAILTNAGATPGQIFSSLAKYGEIFAIKESAISIIKNVELLGEDILSALDLESKRTPSREYGDFLQGYIATLQIGGNVQSYLAAMSEKFMERRRRILAKMIDQLTLVGEVFIAGLIAMPVIMISLLAVMGFVGGEVLAGLTAHHIMTLITYVFIPFVAIALLIFIDVIMSSW; from the coding sequence ATGTACTTTGGCATTCACCTCGTGGGCTACCGCATCTTAGGCAGCATTCCATCCAAGATCTTTCCATTCACTCAGAAAATGAGGGAGAAACTTCTTAGAGCGAATGTTAAGGTTAGCCATGTTGTTTATATAAGCAGCATGTTTTTCTGGAGCATTACAGTATTCGCCTTATCTTTCGGCATTCTAAGCGTTATTTTTGAACATCTGCTCACCAATTTAGGACTGTTTGTGCAGCAGGCATTCACACCCTATGATTTACTGCTAGTCAGCATATTGTTTGGTATCTTAGTGTTTGCAATCTTCTGGTATTACCCGAGCTATGTGTCCTCGAACCTTAAGAGGAGGATTGAGAAGAATATGGTTTACACGGCAAATTATATGGCTATACTCACAAATGCTGGAGCAACTCCAGGACAGATCTTCTCATCTTTGGCGAAGTATGGAGAGATCTTCGCCATCAAAGAGAGCGCCATATCGATCATCAAGAATGTTGAGTTGTTGGGTGAAGATATTCTTTCAGCTCTTGATTTGGAGAGCAAGAGAACCCCGAGCCGCGAATATGGCGATTTTCTGCAGGGGTACATTGCGACGCTACAAATAGGAGGAAATGTACAATCCTATCTGGCAGCGATGTCTGAGAAGTTTATGGAAAGGAGAAGGCGCATCCTGGCTAAGATGATTGATCAGCTGACTTTGGTTGGAGAGGTATTCATTGCAGGTCTGATTGCTATGCCAGTAATCATGATCTCCTTGCTTGCGGTGATGGGATTTGTTGGCGGAGAAGTATTAGCTGGGCTAACAGCCCATCACATCATGACGTTGATAACATATGTATTCATACCGTTCGTTGCGATCGCCCTGCTAATCTTCATAGACGTTATAATGTCGAGTTGGTGA